In one window of Panthera uncia isolate 11264 chromosome F2, Puncia_PCG_1.0, whole genome shotgun sequence DNA:
- the TRMT12 gene encoding tRNA wybutosine-synthesizing protein 2 homolog: protein MEREGGKNAAVVAVVTEPRFTQRYREYLEKQKLLDRQHRVAKMPDGTVALPVLGEALREQHLRELRNCVAPGSTCIVTQLLDPVPSKKAQSCAPAQRLCLEVSRWVEGRGVTWSAELEADLPRSWQRHGNLLLLSEDCFQAKQWKNLEPELWETVASALGVRRVAKRGRVSPDGTRTPAVTLLLGDHGWVEHVDNGIRYKFDVTQCMFSFGNITEKLRVASLPCAREVLVDLYAGIGYFTLPFLVHAGAAFVHACEWNPHAVVALRTNLEINGVAHRCQIHFGDNRKLKLSNIADRVNLGLIPSSEEGWPIACQVLKQDAGGILHIHQNVESFPGKNLQPLGSSEMEKEHWPYPQQIITNQGTNGATGDSKRKTLPAATKPEWQRWAESAETRIATLLQQVHGKPWKTQILHIQPVKSYAPHVDHIVLDLECRPCPLVG, encoded by the coding sequence ATGGAAAGGGAAGGTGGGAAGAACGCGGCTGTTGTCGCAGTTGTGACTGAGCCTCGGTTTACCCAGCGATACAGGGAATATCTCGAGAAGCAGAAACTCTTGGATAGACAGCACCGTGTGGCAAAGATGCCGGATGGCACCGTGGCGCTACCCGTGCTGGGCGAGGCTCTCCGTGAACAGCACCTGCGGGAGCTGAGGAATTGTgtggccccaggcagcacctgtATAGTAACCCAGCTCCTGGATCCTGTTCCCTCCAAGAAGGCTCAGAGTTGTGCACCTGCCCAAAGGCTGTGTCTTGAAGTGAGTCGCTGGGTAGAGGGCCGGGGAGTGACGTGGTCAGCTGAGTTGGAGGCTGATTTGCCCCGATCTTGGCAGCGACATGGTAACCTCTTGTTGCTGAGTGAAGACTGTTTCCAAGCCAAGCAGTGGAAAAATCTGGAACCAGAACTCTGGGAGACTGTTGCGTCGGCCCTTGGCGTCCGTCGTGTGGCCAAACGAGGGCGGGTATCACCAGACGGCACTCGAACACCAGCCGTGACTCTGCTGCTGGGCGACCATGGCTGGGTAGAGCATGTCGATAATGGGATCCGATATAAGTTTGACGTGACCCAGTGCATGTTCTCCTTCGGAAACATCACCGAGAAGCTTCGAGTGGCATCGCTGCCCTGTGCCAGAGAGGTGCTGGTGGATCTCTACGCAGGGATTGGCTATTTTACGTTGCCCTTCCTGGTCCATGCTGGTGCCGCCTTCGTCCACGCCTGTGAGTGGAACCCCCATGCTGTAGTTGCCCTGAGAACTAATCTTGAGATCAATGGAGTGGCACATCGGTGCCAAATACACTTTGGGGATAACAGAAAACTGAAGCTCTCAAACATTGCAGACAGGGTGAACCTGGGGCTGATTCCCAGCTCTGAAGAAGGCTGGCCCATTGCCTGCCAGGTGCTAAAACAGGATGCTGGGGGCATTTTGCATATCCACCAAAATGTGGAATCTTTCCCAGGGAAGAATCTCCAGCCTCTTGGAAGCAGTGAAATGGAGAAGGAGCATTGGCCTTATCCTCAGCAAATTATCACCAACCAAGGGACAAATGGAGCTACCGGGGATTCTAAGAGAAAGACACTGCCAGCAGCCACCAAACCAGAGTGGCAGAGGTGGGCAGAATCTGCAGAAACTCGTATTGCCACCCTTCTGCAGCAGGTGCACGGGAAACCATGGAAGACACAAATCCTGCACATCCAACCAGTGAAATCCTACGCTCCCCATGTGGACCACATAGTCTTGGATCTGGAATGCCGCCCCTGCCCTCTAGTTGGCTAG